In the genome of Mucisphaera calidilacus, one region contains:
- a CDS encoding type II secretion system protein — MMVLSLPRDRRGFTLIELLVVISIIALLIGILLPALGAARDTARRLQCSTNVRTLMGASVAYAFDNRDGVFVSDAEEDGTDSFLHLYSHERRGFTGGGGFGKVSGYLGGDQYDVLICPSTTDFVDEDDVVQQSRGFGSNPADRFILRAPRVVVETAPRNGDEASGHSYEIFAWADGGTYPNGLTVDGSNDALSIRMAGGAPDGDDRIKTERWLPNPSQVMLIFDSDGAGKNSFPDADGAGSDAMTDNHVKGLKGDIDDPPGSGGANVGFIDGHVSFVQASGDFIDTQLDSYNGPPEDTAWWQSFYPDVSIETDRNGNPLYRYTN; from the coding sequence ATGATGGTTTTGTCCTTGCCTCGTGATCGGCGTGGGTTCACGCTGATTGAGTTGCTCGTGGTGATCTCGATCATCGCGTTGCTGATCGGCATTCTGCTGCCCGCGCTGGGAGCGGCGCGAGACACGGCGCGTCGTCTGCAGTGCTCGACGAACGTGCGCACGCTGATGGGTGCGTCGGTGGCTTATGCCTTCGACAATCGCGACGGCGTGTTTGTCTCGGATGCCGAGGAAGACGGCACGGACAGTTTCCTGCACCTGTACAGCCATGAGCGTCGGGGCTTCACGGGCGGGGGAGGGTTCGGCAAGGTCTCGGGGTATCTGGGCGGGGATCAGTATGACGTGTTGATCTGCCCATCGACGACGGATTTTGTTGATGAGGATGATGTGGTTCAGCAGTCGCGCGGCTTCGGGTCGAACCCGGCGGATCGGTTCATCCTGCGAGCGCCGCGTGTTGTGGTGGAGACGGCCCCGCGTAACGGGGATGAGGCGTCGGGTCACAGCTACGAGATTTTTGCGTGGGCGGACGGCGGGACGTATCCGAACGGCCTGACGGTGGACGGGTCGAATGACGCGTTATCGATCCGGATGGCGGGCGGTGCGCCGGATGGTGACGACCGGATCAAGACGGAGCGTTGGCTGCCGAACCCGAGCCAGGTGATGCTGATCTTTGACAGTGACGGTGCGGGCAAGAACTCGTTCCCGGACGCGGACGGCGCGGGCAGCGACGCCATGACGGACAACCATGTCAAGGGTTTGAAGGGTGATATCGATGACCCGCCGGGCAGCGGTGGCGCGAACGTGGGCTTTATTGACGGGCATGTTTCGTTCGTGCAGGCGAGCGGTGATTTCATCGACACACAGTTGGACAGTTACAACGGTCCGCCGGAGGACACGGCGTGGTGGCAGTCGTTCTACCCTGATGTTTCGATCGAGACGGACCGCAACGGGAATCCGCTGTATCGGTACACGAACTGA
- a CDS encoding M14 family zinc carboxypeptidase: MRKPTPNERRSPITAILITLMLLLAPARAQDLPPWITADLNITRFTTLDDENRILAKLPQSPRITAVDLGTSVQGRPLRAIRFLRTGKDLEAKPWTVLLIGAQHGNEHAGREALLTLITDLANNPDRIPPDTDLWIVPTANPDGTHADQRRNANNFDLNRDHVILSQPETRALHRLARTIEPDVTIDCHEFGRDSSDYTTQGWTEWPLVMMDTTNTPLLPQPIYKNGLEQVERLRKPMRDLGINYTRYMVGDAPPAGERRFSTLDIDDARNGLAMHAGYGFIIESGVYRNHPRPQHNLGERARAHKALVWSLISLDTAERQQLRADHQRRATPRFIPVNFFWAQHLDTKRSPQSDRIAVVDARTGRTLSYDAPNTQTERVVKLSVFRPDAYVIPAKHADTYRQLLDHHDIAHEPYDPKQLRNRSLEVTRLRSVSDNYDPTYHRYAGMQHVETLQDPPAELGLDQPGAIWIDASHDNRAIGILEPHMAFGLYQWPHYRATVGDNGIIPVYRVMPPLTPATTQAPASPQPE, from the coding sequence ATGCGAAAGCCAACCCCCAACGAACGACGGTCACCTATTACGGCCATCCTCATCACCCTGATGCTCCTCCTCGCGCCCGCTCGCGCTCAGGACCTGCCGCCTTGGATCACCGCCGATCTCAACATAACCCGCTTCACAACGCTCGATGACGAGAACCGCATCCTCGCCAAACTGCCTCAGTCCCCCAGAATCACCGCCGTCGACCTCGGCACATCCGTCCAGGGACGCCCGCTCCGCGCTATCCGCTTCCTGCGCACCGGCAAAGACCTCGAAGCCAAACCCTGGACCGTCCTGCTCATCGGCGCCCAGCACGGCAACGAGCACGCCGGACGCGAAGCCCTCCTCACCCTCATCACCGACCTCGCCAACAACCCCGACCGCATCCCGCCCGACACCGACCTCTGGATCGTCCCCACCGCCAACCCCGACGGCACCCACGCCGATCAGCGACGCAACGCCAACAACTTCGACCTCAACCGCGACCACGTCATCCTCTCCCAGCCCGAGACCCGCGCCCTCCACCGACTCGCTCGCACCATCGAGCCCGACGTCACGATCGACTGCCACGAGTTCGGACGCGACAGCTCCGACTACACCACGCAGGGCTGGACCGAGTGGCCCCTCGTCATGATGGACACCACCAACACACCGCTGCTCCCGCAACCCATCTACAAGAACGGCCTCGAACAGGTCGAACGCCTGCGAAAACCGATGCGCGACCTGGGCATCAACTACACCCGCTACATGGTGGGCGACGCACCCCCCGCAGGCGAACGACGCTTCAGCACACTCGACATCGACGACGCACGCAACGGCCTCGCCATGCACGCCGGCTACGGCTTCATCATCGAGTCAGGCGTCTACCGCAACCACCCCAGGCCCCAGCACAACCTCGGCGAACGCGCCCGCGCCCACAAGGCCCTCGTCTGGTCGCTCATCAGCCTCGACACCGCCGAACGCCAACAGCTGCGCGCCGACCACCAGCGCCGCGCCACACCACGCTTCATCCCCGTCAACTTCTTCTGGGCTCAGCACCTCGACACGAAACGCTCCCCGCAAAGCGACCGCATCGCCGTGGTCGACGCCCGGACCGGGCGCACCCTCTCCTACGACGCCCCCAACACGCAGACCGAACGCGTCGTCAAGCTCAGCGTCTTCCGACCCGACGCCTACGTCATCCCGGCAAAACACGCCGACACCTACCGCCAACTGCTCGACCACCACGACATCGCGCACGAACCCTACGACCCCAAACAACTGCGCAACAGGTCACTCGAAGTCACCCGGCTGCGCTCCGTCAGCGACAACTACGACCCGACCTACCACCGCTACGCCGGCATGCAGCACGTCGAAACCCTCCAGGACCCGCCCGCCGAACTCGGACTCGACCAGCCCGGCGCAATCTGGATCGACGCCTCCCACGACAACCGCGCCATCGGCATCCTCGAACCCCACATGGCCTTCGGCCTCTACCAGTGGCCGCACTACCGGGCCACCGTCGGCGACAACGGCATCATCCCCGTCTACCGCGTCATGCCCCCGCTCACACCAGCCACGACGCAGGCCCCAGCGTCACCACAACCAGAATGA
- a CDS encoding YfcC family protein yields the protein MRDATPRAWSMPPALVILAGVLLLAGLASLVVPRGAFEREERFFPTLHRVTVANEDPTPTVLAFTNGLDPEQAWRALDPETREAIEDLAAYRGRDVLLAGSDGWNRTVVIPGSYERLEGDGASRVWSLPTVVGRMVLAPILGLQDKAQIIGFVLLIGGAFGIMLGTGAIDRGLRDAVLGLESARLRWLVIPVSFALFSLGGSVFGMGESTIAFVLVTIPLAIRLGYDTVTGVAMCYFASQVGFAAAFMNPFTLGIGQSIAELPYLSGFGLRVVIWCLLTSLGIAFVLWHAERVRSDPMRSPTAALDAQRRAEAETTNEHEGTLTWRDGGVLLVTLGSMVVAAWGVSSWGWYIDEMAGLFVGCGLLAGVVGGMGPGVVARKFVAGAGLMVEACLIIAVSAGIVIVLRQGEVLDTLLHALADPLGALPEWLAPVVLMFVQAVVNFFVPSGSGQAAMTMPIITPLCDLIGVERQVGVLSFQFGDGLGNTLIPTSAVLMGVLGAARVDWAVWVRWVLPFVILLHVVAAIILVVVTLGPASWLV from the coding sequence ATGCGTGATGCGACGCCTAGGGCGTGGTCGATGCCGCCTGCGTTGGTGATTCTTGCGGGCGTTCTGCTGCTGGCGGGCCTGGCGTCGCTGGTGGTGCCGCGGGGAGCGTTTGAGCGTGAGGAGCGTTTTTTCCCGACGCTGCACCGGGTGACGGTGGCGAACGAGGACCCGACGCCTACGGTGCTGGCCTTCACGAACGGTCTGGATCCGGAGCAGGCCTGGAGGGCGTTGGACCCTGAGACGCGTGAGGCGATTGAGGATCTCGCTGCGTACAGGGGTCGTGACGTGCTGCTGGCGGGATCGGATGGCTGGAACCGCACGGTGGTGATCCCGGGTTCGTACGAGCGTCTGGAGGGTGACGGGGCGTCTCGTGTGTGGTCGTTGCCGACGGTGGTGGGTCGAATGGTGCTGGCGCCGATCCTGGGTTTACAGGACAAGGCGCAGATCATTGGATTTGTGCTGCTGATCGGGGGTGCTTTCGGGATCATGCTGGGTACGGGCGCGATCGATCGCGGGCTGCGTGACGCGGTGCTGGGTCTGGAGTCGGCGCGTCTGCGTTGGCTGGTGATCCCGGTGAGTTTTGCATTGTTTTCGCTGGGCGGCTCGGTGTTCGGGATGGGCGAGTCGACGATCGCGTTTGTGCTGGTGACGATCCCGCTTGCGATCCGTCTGGGTTACGACACGGTGACGGGTGTGGCGATGTGTTACTTCGCGTCGCAGGTGGGGTTCGCGGCGGCGTTTATGAACCCGTTCACGCTGGGGATCGGTCAGTCGATCGCGGAGCTGCCTTATCTGTCGGGCTTTGGTCTGCGTGTGGTGATCTGGTGTCTGCTGACGTCGCTGGGGATCGCGTTCGTGCTGTGGCACGCGGAGCGTGTTCGGAGTGATCCGATGCGTTCGCCGACGGCGGCGCTGGATGCGCAGCGGCGGGCGGAGGCGGAGACGACGAACGAGCATGAGGGGACTTTGACCTGGCGTGACGGCGGGGTGCTGCTGGTGACGCTCGGGTCGATGGTGGTGGCGGCGTGGGGTGTGTCGTCGTGGGGCTGGTACATCGACGAGATGGCGGGGTTGTTTGTGGGTTGCGGGTTACTGGCGGGCGTGGTCGGCGGGATGGGGCCGGGCGTGGTGGCGAGGAAGTTTGTGGCGGGTGCGGGGCTGATGGTGGAGGCGTGTCTGATCATCGCGGTTTCGGCGGGGATCGTGATCGTGCTGCGTCAGGGCGAGGTGCTGGACACGCTGCTGCATGCGTTGGCCGATCCGCTGGGAGCGCTGCCTGAGTGGCTGGCCCCGGTGGTGCTGATGTTTGTGCAGGCGGTGGTGAATTTCTTCGTGCCCTCGGGATCGGGTCAGGCGGCGATGACGATGCCGATCATCACGCCTTTGTGTGACCTGATCGGTGTTGAGCGTCAGGTGGGTGTGTTGTCGTTTCAGTTTGGTGACGGCCTGGGGAACACGCTGATCCCGACGTCGGCGGTGCTGATGGGTGTGCTGGGTGCGGCGCGTGTGGACTGGGCGGTGTGGGTGCGTTGGGTGCTGCCGTTTGTGATCCTGTTGCACGTTGTGGCGGCGATCATTCTGGTTGTGGTGACGCTGGGGCCTGCGTCGTGGCTGGTGTGA
- a CDS encoding cyanophycinase: MKHLFALIVAVMVGLPCYAEAPREGRLLIIGGALDYDDPKIFHVFIGDAMRVSRETPIRIGVLPTASGEPERSGRLTAEDIVRHAKTYPLFERVGAEDPVDVRVIDVTTANPASAKDPSVVEQIDACDALWFTGGDQSRITAVFRPGDEDTPAYEAVLRVLERGGVVAGTSAGAAMMPERMIRWGNSVEALLVGRSDVAEDRGVGVGLGMGLLDGVMIDQHFMERRRLGRLIVAMHTEGIAMGIGVNENRALRVDLVSRVATPVGEEAVVVVRAFDKSTMAGSRYPGAISNGYRMSMLSDADRSVIDLDTGLIAARGADREASIEAVAPRFGAGFGKLSETGLGLVTWSDPVTRVMASSVIGLPVALTRKAVVADVDVERAERIRAEIEAEVEERGVAEPAHPRAWPGLTGDDDA, encoded by the coding sequence ATGAAACACCTGTTCGCTCTGATTGTTGCTGTGATGGTTGGTCTGCCCTGCTATGCCGAGGCACCGCGAGAGGGTCGGTTGCTGATCATCGGCGGGGCTTTGGATTACGACGACCCGAAGATCTTTCACGTGTTCATCGGTGATGCGATGCGTGTGTCGCGTGAGACACCCATCCGGATCGGCGTGCTGCCGACGGCGTCGGGGGAGCCGGAGCGTTCGGGGCGGCTGACGGCGGAGGACATCGTGAGGCACGCGAAGACGTACCCGTTGTTCGAGCGTGTCGGTGCTGAGGATCCGGTTGATGTGCGTGTGATTGATGTGACGACGGCGAACCCCGCGTCGGCGAAGGACCCGTCGGTGGTCGAGCAGATCGATGCGTGCGACGCGTTGTGGTTCACGGGCGGTGATCAGTCGCGGATCACGGCGGTGTTTCGGCCGGGGGACGAGGACACGCCTGCGTATGAGGCGGTGTTGCGTGTGCTGGAGCGTGGCGGCGTGGTCGCGGGGACGTCGGCGGGTGCGGCGATGATGCCGGAGCGGATGATCCGGTGGGGCAATTCGGTGGAGGCGTTGCTGGTGGGTCGTTCGGATGTCGCGGAAGACCGTGGCGTGGGTGTGGGGCTGGGGATGGGTCTGCTCGATGGTGTGATGATCGATCAGCACTTCATGGAGCGTCGGCGTCTGGGGCGGCTGATCGTGGCGATGCACACCGAGGGGATCGCGATGGGGATTGGCGTCAACGAGAACCGTGCGTTGAGGGTGGACCTGGTGAGTCGGGTTGCGACGCCTGTTGGCGAGGAGGCGGTGGTGGTGGTGCGGGCTTTTGACAAGAGCACGATGGCCGGCAGCAGGTATCCGGGTGCGATCAGCAATGGCTATCGGATGTCGATGCTGAGCGACGCGGACCGGTCGGTGATTGATCTCGACACGGGTTTGATCGCAGCGCGGGGCGCGGATCGCGAGGCTTCGATTGAGGCGGTTGCTCCGCGTTTCGGCGCGGGTTTCGGCAAGTTGTCGGAGACGGGGCTGGGGCTGGTGACGTGGAGCGATCCGGTGACGCGGGTGATGGCGTCTTCGGTGATCGGTCTGCCGGTCGCGTTGACTCGGAAGGCTGTTGTTGCGGACGTGGATGTTGAGCGTGCGGAGCGGATCCGGGCTGAGATTGAGGCCGAGGTTGAGGAGCGTGGTGTTGCTGAGCCGGCGCATCCACGCGCGTGGCCGGGTTTAACGGGAGACGACGATGCGTGA
- a CDS encoding M20/M25/M40 family metallo-hydrolase, whose amino-acid sequence MDKDRSRLSLSRGELALLSRVLGLPTSPFHEQNVVACVADVSRRIGWHARSDRVGNVMVTPGARTRPRLVLSAHMDHPGFWGLRMLNRGVLEAHWMGRVPTEVMPGQAVRFWSGGRRAREGSLPGFWSKLSDAPRLGGKPVDGVVRSVESVNSLGDAERVLIEVEGRVAPGSVGMWRLEGPRVADGRVHARAIDDMAAVAALLMVARRLARLERPPAVGLLFTRAEEGGFFGAIDYCRNLASPEKAPLHVGLEMSMARGDARHGVGVIVRVGDRRTTYSPEVTDAIVATAESLAGADDAFSYRRELMSGGSCESTVYQSFLGRAGAICLPLGNYHNVTPERGIGCEFIDVHDLSCMVRLCVAMAERGLSDSPVMRRFSEQWSAYADRHQHLYRHPDAEAQTT is encoded by the coding sequence ATGGATAAGGACCGTTCCAGGTTGTCGTTGTCGCGGGGTGAACTTGCTCTGCTGAGCCGGGTGCTGGGGTTGCCGACGAGTCCGTTCCACGAGCAGAACGTGGTGGCCTGTGTGGCGGACGTGTCGCGGCGGATCGGCTGGCATGCCCGCAGCGACCGCGTGGGCAACGTGATGGTGACGCCCGGTGCGCGGACACGGCCGCGGCTGGTGTTGAGTGCGCACATGGATCACCCGGGCTTCTGGGGCCTGCGGATGCTCAATCGTGGTGTGTTGGAGGCGCACTGGATGGGGCGTGTGCCGACGGAGGTGATGCCTGGGCAGGCGGTGCGTTTCTGGTCGGGCGGTCGTCGTGCGCGCGAGGGATCGCTGCCTGGGTTCTGGTCGAAGCTGAGTGATGCGCCGCGGCTCGGGGGCAAGCCGGTGGATGGCGTGGTGCGTTCGGTTGAGAGCGTGAACAGCCTTGGGGATGCGGAGCGTGTACTGATTGAGGTCGAGGGGCGTGTGGCACCGGGATCGGTCGGCATGTGGCGTCTGGAGGGGCCTCGTGTTGCTGACGGTCGTGTTCACGCGCGGGCGATCGACGACATGGCGGCGGTGGCGGCGTTGCTGATGGTCGCGCGGCGGTTGGCGCGGCTGGAGCGGCCGCCTGCGGTGGGGTTGTTGTTCACGCGTGCGGAGGAGGGTGGTTTTTTCGGGGCGATCGATTACTGCAGGAACCTCGCGTCGCCTGAGAAAGCGCCGCTTCACGTCGGTCTGGAGATGTCGATGGCGCGGGGTGATGCGCGTCACGGCGTGGGGGTGATCGTGCGTGTGGGTGATCGCAGGACGACGTATTCGCCGGAGGTGACTGATGCGATTGTGGCGACGGCCGAGTCGCTGGCGGGGGCGGACGACGCGTTTAGCTATCGGCGTGAGCTGATGTCGGGCGGGTCGTGCGAGTCGACGGTGTACCAGTCGTTTCTGGGGCGTGCGGGCGCGATCTGCCTGCCGTTGGGGAATTATCACAACGTGACGCCTGAGCGTGGGATCGGCTGCGAGTTCATCGACGTGCACGACCTGAGTTGCATGGTGAGGTTGTGCGTGGCGATGGCGGAGCGTGGTCTGAGTGACAGCCCGGTGATGAGGCGTTTTTCCGAGCAGTGGTCTGCTTATGCTGATCGCCATCAGCATCTTTACCGACACCCTGATGCCGAAGCCCAAACGACATGA